A region of the Passer domesticus isolate bPasDom1 chromosome Z, bPasDom1.hap1, whole genome shotgun sequence genome:
AGAACTTaggaacttctttactgtgcaaGTGACTGCACTGGCACAGATTGTTTAGAGAgattgtggagtctccctcatgGGATATACTCAAGAactgtctggacacaatcctgcatcatgtgctctgggatgaccctgcttgagcagggaggttggacccaCTTATGGTACGGTTTCTTAAACTCTTACCTAGTCTCTGATTCTGTCTGTGAAAGACAGTAAAGATAGTACAATTTATCAAAAATGGAACTTTTTTCAACATGGCAATACAACTatatatttttaactttttttctgcAACATTTTGCCTTTCCAGGAAACAGTATCACATACAGGAACATTTGCATCTTCTCTGCAGTACAATGTGCTAGTATTAAGGAATATATCTAATTATAACCTACTGTCATTAAAAGAAAGGAGGAGTCCTGTGTTGGCAAAGAGCAAAATGTGATAGCACagccattaaaaaaacaaagcaaagaatAGGATAATGAGAATTTTACAACCTCAGTCTCATGTGATGGATGGCAAGTAAAAGATGAATACATGCAATATAGGGGAAGATCAGAAAGGACTCCACTAAGTCTCTGTCAGAACACAAAAACCCTGATGTAAGAGTACAATATAGTCTAAAACTTAAACTGCTGTTGGGAATCAAATGCAGCACAGCATCTAAATATGTATTATCCaccaaggagaaaaaatgttttggagATATTGGTCTtggtttgcattttctttttcagaaaaactAACACTGGCGATTTCTGGGATTACATGTGCAATTATTAAAAGTgttttatatatgtatttggAAAAACATACAGTCAAATAATTGAGCTAATTTTAGAAGCTTCCCTTGAAGGCCAGCTTTAGCAGTCTGTGATAGTATGATCCTAATGTAGGACTtaatttatatgtatttttcctttggaGAGTTACTGAAAAGCACTGGTTTGCTGTTGGATATTTCACCATCTTTCCAGTTCCCTCCTAACCCTTCAGAAGTCTTACTTGTGAGAGCTCAACCTGCTACCATAAAAATAATGTGATCCATGTCACCACCTTCAAAATACACATCTTGCTaagtgaaagcagaaaaaaagcttCCATATTCATGCAACAGGCTTTATTACTAAGTCAGTGCTTACGGTCTGGGATCATTTTTGGAACAGCTTTTCATTCTGtagtctgctgctgcttttaagGAGGCTTGCTTTATAAAGCACTCATCATCATCTCATGAAAGATATAACATCAATGAATACAGTCACTATAAAGATAAGAAAATATCACTTTACTTAGAAAACATTCCCTTTTGAATAATAAAAATTgtcaaaaaattactttttacgTTAAAAAACTCAAATAAACCCAAATAAATGAAACCAGTAGCTTCAAAGATTAATTAAAAAGAACctctaattttttcttttgtaaatatattttgcttCACAGCAGGAGactaaggaaaataaaatgacaCCTCCTACTGAGGGCAATAAATGCAATAGGTTCAAAGCTTCAGTGACTGGTATTCCAAGAAGCTGAAAAGACTGCACAGACCAGTAGCATAGGCAGTGCTGTCACTAACAAAGTCTTCTAGATTTAATGATGTAACAGCTGAGTACTACTTCACATGCAACTGAGCACACGAGCTGCTACTTAAGTCACAGGTGCTAAATGAAAACCATGCCAGTATAGGTGAAAACTGGGAGAGAAAAAATATCAAATGATCCCTGCTTAATTCCCATCAGTTTCTTTCAGTAAACATTTTGATATACTGTCAACATTTGTAAAAAAAGTGGGTTACTTCTAATCTGTGGTGATTTGAGTAATGCCTGTTGAATCAACAGCCGTTAGAGGGTGGAGTCCCAGTAGCTGTGCATTAATTCTACCAGAGTTTCACTTCCTTCATTAGCTGCAGAGAACCTTaaggtaaaagaaaaagaagatggTGGGAGGAGGGTTGTCAGCGATTCAAggaagtgcaaaaaaaaaaaaggaaaaaggattcCCATTTTTCAGGCAGGAATTATCTCAAATACTATTCATTTTTAGGGAGCAAAAAGGAGGTGTGATCTAACTGGGAACTCAAGAGTATaccaaaataaattacagtAAATTGATAAAGAGACAGCATATGAGAAAAGAGGTACTCCTCTggtgggaaaaagaaagttaTTCTTGTCCTGACTAGTAGACTATCAAGTGTCTTTTACTGTTAGTAAATAGTAGAGCTTCAGAATTAGCTTACCTCAAATACAGCTTCATCTCTGTAAGAAGGAAAATTTTCCAGTACAAGATGTAGCAGTTTCTGAGCACTCTTCTCACTCATTTTAACACACGTGAGGAAAGATCCTCCAAACTTCTCTAACAGAACTATTCCACTTTCGTTCAGCACCCGGTGTCTTTCTTCAATCAAAGGCAAAGGCACTTCTGTGTCAGAGCGAAATACGTGCCTAACTTGGTCAAGCGTCATGGTGGCAAAATAGGATGCACTGGTGATAGGTATTCCTTCAGAAAAGTGAAAATGAGATATTTAGGCTATCACATAACATAACATATAGACCTAGTGCAGTGGTCTGCTAAAGGAAAGCACTTCTACAGAAAGATCTAAGAAGTCCATCAACTCTTAAACCCACCTTTGCTTTCAGCAATAACTGcatccacagagctgctgacaACTAAATTTACGAGTGCATGCTGTTTTCTTCTACAGCAAACTTCCAACATACAACCATAGAACTGTTGTTACTTTTTGTGTGTAATTCTCCCAAACTGCCTGGTTTTCGTATTTTAAGTGTGATGTTTACATAGCACATTGGCAAACACAGTCAATATGTAACTGGTTTCGTCAGAATAAGCCTGTTTTCCCATGGATCCTAATCATGCTGTGGATTTACAAAACGTATCTTAATGCTAATACCCCCTTAATTTACTAAATAACTCTGcagaaaatgaattaaaactTTCATCTATACCTACTAACAATTGGGGTTTTAGGTTtggttttggtgtggtttttttttttttttttttttttttttttttttttttttgtgagaacaGCAAAAAGAGGGAGTACCAAAGTACTGGGTTTAAATCCGAAAGTTTAAAATACTGGTTTTAAAATACTGGTTTGAGGGGCATATGGGTTTTCAGATTTACTTTAGACATTGGCATTTGATTAGTCTAGAGGATTCTCGCTTTATGCCTCATTTTTTCATTTGCCACGGGAATCTGTAACTTAAGAATACATGTGAAATAACCCAAGTCGCGCACAGCTGATTACTGGCAGTCCTTAAAGTCTTTTGAAAGGAAGAGTTAACCCAGATACAGCCACGAGTTAGTTTCAGTACAAGGGTATTTTCAAAGCACTTCCAGTTCCCCTCCCCAAGCTCAACGGGACGCCTGCACATACAGAGCTACTGACACAGCGAGCAGCGGTTTCCAAGAGCGTGTCCCAGATCCGAGGTGCCGCCTTCATTTAGCACGCCCGGCTTCCGACGCCCCtcgcccgcagccccggcccggccccgctgccccggcgCTCACTGACCGTCGTCCAGGGCCCTGTTGACGGCGGCGCACAGCGACCAGTAGCCGCTGTAGGTTTTATCCTTGTACTTCACAAGGTACTTGCGCTCCTCCTGCTCGGACCAGAAGGAGAAGTTGAGGGTGTCCACCAGGAACACCCAGTCTACAGCCTCCTTGTCGGCAGCCCGGGGGTTCAGCTCGTGTAGGCTTTTCCACCCCGCCAACCCGAACTCCGCCGCCGAGGCTTTGTCGAACAGGCTCTCCGCAACCCGCCGCGCTCCCTCCTCGTCCACGGAGACATCTTTGCTGTGCTCGGCTATGAACCTGGCAGACTCCAGGGGGGACGGGAACACCTCCATGCTTGGCAGGAAACACGCACGCTGCCGAGGCCAGCCTCTCCGCCGCGCTTCCCGCGGGGCGCGCACGGGGAGCGGCTCTGGCCGCCGCTCCgctccccgccccgccccgccccgcggggcTGCCGCTGCGCGCAGGCGCGGGCGGGGCCCGGGCGgcgctcggggcgggggcgagcgcGGAGCCCGGGCCCGGGAGCGCTTGGGCGGCACGTTCATGTTGAGAGTCGCCCCCTCAAATCCCGCTAGGCTACAGCAGTGGGCAGACTCAGCTTCACGGTAGGAAAGTTTTCCAGAAGATTCCCATCATTGAAAAAGAgaggaataaaaacaaaacaaaaaacttgaCAGAGGAAGGAACAAAAATGTGCATGTTGAGTTGCTGAGCTCTTTTCCCCGatcaaaacagaaaagaacCAGAAGACGGCCCAAACCCCCTTTTGCATACATACACAAGCTAGAAGCACACAGAGCAATTGAGCCTGTTTTAGTTAATTTGCATTTTGCCCAAAATCTTAGCCTCGATTGCAGACTTCTCTAGAATTTAGGCACCAAGCTGTGTACCAAGCCAGCTGACTTCTTACTGACTAAAGAGTGCTGGCATTTCTCTCAACAGAATTCACTATCGCTCTGGCCAAGGGAGCCGGCCTTATGCATACGGTTTCAGGCTCGCATTTACCCTGCCATTTTAAAGAGTAGCTGcgttaaaaaaaaaccatgtTCACGTGCCACAAACTGGGGGAGGGTGAGGGGACACAACAACCAACCAAAGACAATAAAAGAAACTTAACTTAGTCTGGACCCATCATAACTCTATGTGCCACACACGTTTACactttttaatctgtttttattCAGGAAGTGAAATTAAAACTTTAAACTATAAATACAAATGCCAAAGTATTACATGAGATATCCAGAGGcgttatatttttttaatttctcacaAATAATTCTTACGGAACTCAACATACATCTGGGAAACAAGTAGAAGTTTTGCATACAATGGAAAACAAATTACATAGTTGTATTTCATCTTGCCAATTCGCAATTCCTGTCTCATACAAACAAAAGCTCAGAAAACAGGTATAATTTATTCAGTAATGGCAGAGCAACTGCATTAAGCAAGCTGTCTAAACCCAGCTGTACTTTACAACTGTTTAATCAGTGACGTCACAaagttttaaagtattttatttatatactGTCAccaatatatatatgtattgcAAAGAGGGCCAAACACTTGCATGTCAAGTTTTACACATTTGTGTATTTTCACCTTCCCCCTTTCCCCAAACAGCAAAGCAGTCATTGTTTTTACACGATCTCTTTAATttgtcaaaaaaaccccacagaactCCACCTATATATCAAGGAAACTGAAGAGCAAGCTTAACAGCAACTTTAATttgtaaggggaaaaaaaaccaaactaggTATATCCATTTTAGTTATGACCTTATGAAGACCTGAAGAAAAATGACCACCAAGAAAAGGTTCactaaatttatttaaaaatcctAAAATGTTTCTTACAAAAATGCATTACATTCTGCACACTGCTCTCAACAAATGCCAGGGACATGGGGCCTACCATATTCTCCCCCTTCAAATAAAGATACAGTGTACATAAAGCAGGATGTTCACAACAATTACAGAAAAACAGTACAATTTACCACCAACAATGAACAAAAATAGAATTCATTCTCTCTGCCGCTTCAAAATTTCAATGTTAGTCTTGTATGCCCTTCCCCCCGCCATGTATCTGTAAGGAACTAAAACATTACATCTGGTGTACAGCAAAGATTCCACTACACCTCAAATGCAGAACACCTATGAAGCAGAGGAATGTTGGCTTTTTAAACAGaagcagataaaaaaaaaaagggtgcaGGACTCCTTCAGTTCTTCACTAGTCTTAGAAAAACTTTCCAGAATACTGCTTCACactataaaaaagaaaaaataatcttgcATTAGAATCCTTCAACATCTGCATACTGCTTCACactataaaagaaaaagaaaaaagcatgtATTAGAATGATGGACCATACATCTTGCATCAACATTCATAAAGCATATTAAATTACAAATTActaatacatttaaaaatacacaattttaaaatgtcaatgGCTAACCATTATATTAGTGTATTTCAGGCATAGTTAAGTATTAGTAATCTAAAGCCAAACATTCCAGTTAATATATTAAAACTGCTATAGCAGCCATAATGTTAATACAGCAAATGTTATCTGTAGCTGTTAATATTTGGCAGAAAAGGCAAAGTACTGTCAGCAAGGTGTGAAATGCTGCATAACAGCCCCAAATCGATTTCAACTTGTCCTGTAGAGGCATGGTCTGTGCCATA
Encoded here:
- the QNG1 gene encoding queuosine 5'-phosphate N-glycosylase/hydrolase, producing MEVFPSPLESARFIAEHSKDVSVDEEGARRVAESLFDKASAAEFGLAGWKSLHELNPRAADKEAVDWVFLVDTLNFSFWSEQEERKYLVKYKDKTYSGYWSLCAAVNRALDDGIPITSASYFATMTLDQVRHVFRSDTEVPLPLIEERHRVLNESGIVLLEKFGGSFLTCVKMSEKSAQKLLHLVLENFPSYRDEAVFEKKKVSFYKRAQILVADTWSVLEGKGDGSFDDISSLTIFADYRIPQVLVHLKAMKYSEKLMKKLREGTLFQSGDKEEVEIRGCSIWCCALICKHLQELYQKKGQDMHEKINAVLLDYYLWDYARDHRAEMKDIPFHRVRCIYY